One segment of Verrucomicrobiia bacterium DNA contains the following:
- a CDS encoding Hsp20/alpha crystallin family protein, giving the protein MTALTRWNPFKEMEELQKRLASVFDLAPFRRSSLTASEETLTLPEWAPAVDILEDDKEYLIKVELPEVQKDDVKVTVEDGTLTISGERKAEKVEKGRRFHRVERSYGRFERSFIIPNDAEEGKVEAEFKDGVLRVHLAKSEKARPKQIEVKVN; this is encoded by the coding sequence ATGACTGCATTGACTCGTTGGAATCCGTTCAAAGAAATGGAGGAGTTGCAGAAACGTTTGGCTTCGGTCTTTGACTTGGCGCCTTTTCGTCGCAGCTCCCTGACGGCCTCGGAAGAAACCCTCACGCTGCCTGAATGGGCGCCGGCGGTGGACATCCTCGAGGACGACAAAGAGTACCTCATCAAGGTGGAACTGCCGGAAGTCCAGAAGGACGACGTGAAGGTCACGGTGGAAGACGGCACCCTCACCATCTCCGGCGAACGCAAGGCCGAAAAGGTGGAGAAAGGCCGCCGATTCCATCGGGTGGAACGGAGCTACGGCCGGTTCGAGCGCAGCTTCATCATCCCGAACGACGCCGAAGAGGGCAAGGTGGAGGCGGAGTTCAAGGATGGGGTGCTGCGGGTGCACCTGGCCAAGAGCGAAAAGGCCCGTCCAAAACAGATCGAAGTCAAGGTCAACTAA